CGCGTATCTTACCGCTATCGTTGACCCTCttatttttcgacaattttcgaCGCACAAACTCCACGGCGAAACacgtgtaatataaatttcaccgCCTTTCGCATCgtcgattgaaaatttcacacgatTGTGTAATACACGTGCCTTGTACACTGCAGTCgcttttttataatattttcaattttttactttgttaCAGATAAACCTACGCCTAATACTTGTCAGCGGTAAAACAAAAGAGTTCCTATTTAGTCCGAGCGATTCTGCTGGTGACATAGCACACCATGTGTTTGAAAACTGGCCTGaaggtgagaaatttttacacatgACACACATTTCTAGCCCGCATGAATACAgatcgatgaatttttattctcttttttttttctcgtctctttctctctctctcactctctgtATCCGTACGCAAGAGGTCGAAGAAaagtttcgtaaaaaaaagtcgtCCGGAACGGTGAAAGCAATTTGAATATACGGTAATTTTAATCAACGGTATATACCGTGTCAGCGTAGTATAGGTAGAAGATAAAGCGAAAAACTCAACGATGGATTGATTTCAGATTGGGCGGAAGAAGCGGTCGCGAAGGCGGAAATTTTACGACTAATTTACCAGGGTCGTTTTCTACACAGCAACGTTACCTTAGGTGCGCTCGGTCTCCCCTTCGGTAAAACAATAGTAATGCATCTTGTCCCACGCGAGAACCTCCCCGAGCCTAATTCTCAAGGTGAGTTTAATCGATGTGATTAATGATTCAATTACTCCttatcgatatttttgttaCGATTGTACAAGTATTAATTGACGGTAATATTGTACCTGTGGAAGGTGAGTGTACCAATCATTGACCTTTTTTGGTTTAATCTGTTTGATCCTTAGTTACAAGTGTaccaaaaaaatgtatttatagtGTCTAAACTCTCTAGCAATTGGTCTTGGTAACCGAGAAATTCATAATTTGTGCCGtcagtttataattttggataataaaaaataaaaggttcGATAATTGGGTCTAGACGTGTCggtaactggtacacttaccttaggtatacttgataaaatatatttaatgaaaatacacGTATAAGTTATGAAAGAAATAATGTTATATCTACAACGGTGAATTCAACCGAGAAtatcttgtttctttttcaattcacgGTCGTTCGCGGTTTGTGATGCTGTCGCTCCTGTTGGTCATGCTCTGATGATCAATGCGCTCAACGATTGCATAATTTAGTCCGAATGCCTCCGTATCCTGTCTAGGACAATGTCGTATTTCTAATTCAATTGACAATTGTGCAAAATACGTGAATGTCATGATCGTTTCCTACCCCCATCCCCTTCTCCATCCTTTCAGGCATTCTTCCTAACGGCGAATACATGTTCGTACAACAAGACGATGTTGATATAAGCTATAACGAAGATAGATAACCAAGTTCTTATCGCGATAAATAGGCAAAAGTAAGTTCTCTTCGATTCATCGCTTTCCCTACGTTAGGTGTATTCCATTGAAATTCCAACTTGCAACGTATCTTGGACTTTTTCTCCTATctgtatctttttctttttctctttccctttAATTTTTGTCAGTCGCACTCTTTCGCTTCCTTTCACactgtgtatatgtatatgtgtttatatatatatcgaacAGCTCGTAACGTTTGGCGAGATTTTCACCGTATATTTAATCGCGTATTTAAAAACTAGAAATATCACATGTAGCAGCATGACCAAGAGCGGTAACAGGATGCAGGTATCAACAACTCATTCTTAATTCGCGTAATTGCATCAATGCATAGCATATGTGATGAGCGATAAGGTGTTACAAATATTCGTTATAAATTGTACTGGCAACGAAGAAGTCGGCGAGATATGTCAAAAGTCTCAAAGTATATGTTAACACAACGTCTACTGATTACTCGTATTTCGGGTTCAAATTATATATTCGAAACACCGCGAGATTGTAAAACTGCACGGATATC
This genomic stretch from Neodiprion pinetum isolate iyNeoPine1 chromosome 6, iyNeoPine1.2, whole genome shotgun sequence harbors:
- the UBL3 gene encoding ubiquitin-like protein 3 isoform X2 codes for the protein MSSRNIPSDKINLRLILVSGKTKEFLFSPSDSAGDIAHHVFENWPEDWAEEAVAKAEILRLIYQGRFLHSNVTLGALGLPFGKTIVMHLVPRENLPEPNSQDQRQKSKGGGSSCCSASCCIL
- the UBL3 gene encoding ubiquitin-like protein 3 isoform X1, translated to MSSRNIPSDKINLRLILVSGKTKEFLFSPSDSAGDIAHHVFENWPEDWAEEAVAKAEILRLIYQGRFLHSNVTLGALGLPFGKTIVMHLVPRENLPEPNSQGLQPHRKADSPLLAGHEITSYTSLL